A portion of the Burkholderia sp. GAS332 genome contains these proteins:
- a CDS encoding crotonobetainyl-CoA hydratase, whose amino-acid sequence MSVRLVIDQHVATVTLARPEALNAVDLATEAELQRVWTELEHSRDVRVVVLTGEGERAFCVGADLKNPSVSGLDYWGAPRPGGFGGIALRETLNVPVIARVNGYALGGGFEMVLGCDLVVACDEASFGLPEALVGRMPLDGGMTLLQRQIPYRQAMAMLMTGRRVSAREALDMGLVNEVVPRAELDAAVERWVQALLACAPLSLQAIKQVVKRTSTLSPADAQALRLPTLVAALQSEDANEGVRAFQEKRKPVWSGR is encoded by the coding sequence ATGAGTGTACGTCTTGTCATCGACCAGCACGTTGCCACGGTGACGCTGGCACGTCCGGAAGCACTCAATGCTGTGGACCTCGCCACTGAAGCGGAACTGCAACGCGTGTGGACCGAGCTCGAGCACAGCCGCGACGTGCGGGTTGTCGTTCTGACCGGCGAGGGCGAGCGTGCGTTCTGCGTCGGCGCGGACCTGAAGAATCCGTCAGTGAGCGGGCTTGATTACTGGGGGGCGCCGCGCCCCGGCGGCTTTGGTGGCATTGCGCTGCGCGAGACGCTGAACGTGCCGGTGATCGCGCGGGTCAACGGCTATGCGCTGGGCGGCGGCTTCGAAATGGTGCTGGGGTGCGATCTGGTGGTCGCCTGTGACGAGGCGAGCTTCGGGCTGCCGGAGGCGCTCGTCGGGCGCATGCCGCTCGACGGCGGCATGACCCTGCTGCAACGCCAGATCCCGTACCGCCAGGCGATGGCGATGCTGATGACCGGCCGCCGCGTCTCGGCCCGCGAAGCACTCGATATGGGCCTCGTCAACGAAGTCGTGCCGCGTGCCGAACTGGATGCCGCCGTCGAGCGCTGGGTTCAGGCGCTGCTCGCGTGCGCGCCGCTGTCGCTGCAGGCGATCAAGCAGGTGGTCAAACGCACTTCCACACTCTCGCCGGCGGATGCTCAGGCGTTGCGATTGCCCACCTTGGTGGCCGCGTTGCAATCCGAGGACGCGAATGAAGGCGTGCGCGCCTTTCAGGAAAAGCGCAAACCGGTCTGGAGTGGACGCTGA
- a CDS encoding 2,5-dioxopentanoate dehydrogenase (NAD+) — MVTSGYTDTRLLINGEWCDAASGKTLDVINPATGKAIGKVAHAGIADLDRALAAAQRGFEAWRKIPANERATTMRKAAALVRERASDIGRLMTQEQGKPFAEARGEVLAAADIIEWFADEGRRVYGRIVPPRNLAVQQTVLKEPIGPVAAFTPWNFPVNQVVRKLSAALACGCSFLVKAPEETPASPASLLQAFVEAGVPAGTVGLVFGDPAEISSYLIPHPVIRKVTFTGSTPVGKQLAALAGAHMKRATMELGGHAPVIVAEDADVALAIKAAGAAKFRNAGQVCISPTRFLVHNSIREEFAAALVKHAEGLKLGDGLAEGTTLGPLANARRLTAMSKVLDDARKTGAKVETGGERVGAEGNFFAPTVLTNVSLESDVFNNEPFGPIAAIRGFDTLEEAIAEANRLPFGLAGYAFTKSFRNVHLLSQQMEVGMLWINQPAAPSPEMPFGGVKDSGYGSEGGPEAMEGYLVTKAVSVMAV; from the coding sequence ATGGTCACATCAGGCTATACCGATACGCGACTTCTGATTAACGGGGAGTGGTGCGACGCTGCCAGCGGCAAAACCCTCGACGTCATCAATCCCGCCACGGGCAAAGCCATCGGCAAGGTGGCCCATGCTGGCATTGCCGATCTGGACCGGGCGCTGGCCGCCGCGCAGCGCGGCTTCGAAGCATGGCGCAAGATTCCGGCTAACGAACGCGCCACTACGATGCGCAAAGCTGCGGCGCTGGTGCGTGAACGTGCTTCCGACATTGGCCGCCTGATGACTCAGGAACAGGGCAAGCCGTTCGCCGAGGCGCGCGGCGAAGTACTGGCAGCCGCGGACATCATCGAGTGGTTCGCCGACGAAGGCCGCCGCGTCTACGGCCGGATCGTGCCGCCGCGCAATCTGGCGGTGCAGCAAACGGTGCTCAAGGAACCGATCGGCCCGGTGGCAGCGTTCACGCCGTGGAACTTCCCGGTCAATCAGGTCGTGCGCAAGCTGAGCGCGGCACTCGCGTGCGGCTGCTCGTTCCTCGTTAAGGCGCCGGAAGAAACCCCGGCGTCGCCGGCGTCGCTGCTGCAGGCGTTCGTTGAAGCCGGCGTGCCGGCCGGCACGGTCGGCCTCGTGTTCGGCGATCCGGCGGAGATTTCCAGCTACCTGATCCCGCATCCGGTGATCCGCAAGGTCACGTTCACCGGCTCGACGCCGGTCGGCAAGCAACTGGCCGCGCTGGCCGGCGCGCACATGAAGCGCGCGACGATGGAGTTGGGCGGTCATGCACCGGTCATCGTGGCTGAGGACGCAGACGTGGCGCTGGCCATCAAAGCCGCGGGCGCGGCGAAGTTCCGCAATGCCGGCCAGGTCTGCATCTCGCCGACGCGCTTTCTGGTGCACAACAGCATCCGCGAAGAATTCGCCGCGGCGCTCGTCAAACATGCTGAAGGCCTCAAGCTCGGCGACGGCCTGGCGGAAGGCACGACCCTGGGGCCGCTCGCTAATGCGCGCCGTCTCACGGCGATGAGCAAGGTGCTGGACGACGCGCGCAAGACCGGCGCCAAGGTCGAGACGGGCGGCGAACGCGTGGGCGCGGAAGGCAACTTCTTCGCGCCGACTGTGCTGACCAACGTGTCACTCGAATCGGACGTGTTCAACAACGAACCGTTCGGCCCGATCGCCGCAATCCGCGGTTTCGACACGCTCGAGGAAGCGATCGCTGAGGCGAACCGTCTGCCGTTTGGTCTCGCGGGTTATGCGTTCACGAAGTCGTTCCGCAACGTGCATCTGCTGTCGCAACAGATGGAAGTCGGCATGTTGTGGATCAACCAGCCGGCTGCGCCGTCACCGGAAATGCCGTTTGGTGGGGTGAAGGATTCGGGGTATGGGTCGGAAGGGGGGCCGGAGGCGATGGAGGGTTATCTGGTGACGAAGGCGGTGTCGGTTATGGCTGTGTAG
- a CDS encoding NitT/TauT family transport system ATP-binding protein: MHAATMNPPRAEGSGSSVGALQDANLSISCRNINVRFFTDRRSVTAIEGLSLDVAAGEFLTLLGPSGCGKSTFLRVVADLIKPSRGEISVLGAAPRVAREHRDIGFVFQDAALLPWRTAIQNVQLPLEVAGGKARAGRATPRELLELVGLKGREDAYPHEMSGGMRQRVAIARALVSDPKVLLMDEPFGALDEITRDRLNEELRRVWKEMGLTTLFVTHSIYEAAFLGQRVLMLAANPGRVKEIVPVGLPEDRTLDIRETREFVELAAYLRRVLETC; encoded by the coding sequence ATGCATGCTGCCACTATGAATCCGCCGCGCGCGGAAGGGTCCGGCTCGTCTGTCGGCGCGCTGCAAGACGCCAATCTGTCTATCAGTTGCCGCAATATCAACGTGCGTTTCTTCACCGACCGGCGCAGCGTTACCGCGATCGAAGGCTTGAGTCTTGACGTCGCGGCCGGGGAGTTCCTCACGCTCCTCGGTCCGTCGGGCTGCGGGAAGTCGACGTTCCTGCGCGTCGTCGCGGACCTCATCAAGCCGAGCCGCGGCGAGATCAGCGTGCTCGGCGCGGCGCCCCGTGTCGCGCGTGAACATCGGGATATCGGTTTCGTGTTTCAGGACGCGGCCTTGCTGCCGTGGCGCACGGCGATCCAGAACGTGCAGTTGCCGCTTGAAGTTGCGGGCGGCAAGGCGCGGGCGGGCCGGGCGACCCCGCGTGAACTGCTCGAACTCGTCGGCCTCAAGGGGCGCGAGGACGCCTACCCGCACGAGATGTCAGGCGGAATGCGCCAGCGTGTCGCGATTGCGCGTGCGCTCGTCAGCGACCCGAAAGTCCTGTTGATGGACGAGCCTTTTGGCGCGCTCGATGAAATCACACGTGACCGTCTTAACGAAGAATTGCGCCGCGTCTGGAAAGAGATGGGCCTCACGACGCTCTTCGTCACCCACAGCATCTATGAAGCGGCGTTTCTCGGCCAGCGTGTGCTGATGTTGGCCGCCAATCCCGGGCGTGTGAAGGAGATCGTCCCGGTTGGATTGCCAGAAGACCGGACGCTCGATATCCGCGAAACCCGTGAATTCGTCGAACTCGCTGCCTATCTGCGGCGCGTACTGGAGACCTGCTGA
- a CDS encoding FAD dependent oxidoreductase, with protein MISDLIQENARDVRVAAKANVVVVGGGPAGLSAAIGAARNGAEVILLERYNHLGGLASGGMVLVLDDMWDNHLQEISVRGVCMTFIERMAARKLAMFPRSDEWGEDPAAYRKWGRWGTFDFHSQKTPHPVCFAAAFDPDAMKRVALEMVESLGIKLRLHSWFSRTLVEDGQVKGVICETKSGREAILADVVIDATGDLDVAASAGVPHVGGTYITTTVFRLGGVDTEAAERFEAEEPEAFAALDRQIKRILGGSWGYWWLKTPLPGVVWCNCPHMAGLDGLKPEDLTRAEVQGRKHIHAVVDFVREKLPGFEQCYVIDVAPQTGVRQTRLLEGEYVMTKDDLAQRTRFDDSIARGRDYYMPYRVLLPKQIDNLLVAGRHYSATSQAQKMSREIPPCMAMGEAAGVAAALALDAGVRVRDVDVHALQKTLRAQGADPGDQTGRNADVPSLAAHIQNREAA; from the coding sequence ATGATCAGCGATTTGATTCAGGAAAATGCACGCGATGTGCGCGTGGCGGCCAAGGCGAACGTCGTGGTGGTGGGCGGCGGTCCCGCAGGTCTGTCGGCAGCGATTGGGGCGGCGCGCAACGGCGCCGAGGTGATTCTGCTGGAGCGTTACAACCACCTGGGCGGCCTCGCATCCGGCGGCATGGTGCTGGTACTCGACGACATGTGGGACAACCACCTGCAGGAAATTTCGGTGCGCGGTGTCTGCATGACCTTCATTGAACGGATGGCGGCGCGCAAACTGGCGATGTTCCCGCGCTCGGACGAGTGGGGCGAGGATCCTGCCGCATATCGCAAGTGGGGGCGCTGGGGCACGTTCGACTTTCACAGTCAGAAGACGCCTCACCCCGTCTGTTTCGCCGCAGCGTTCGATCCGGATGCGATGAAGCGCGTCGCGCTGGAGATGGTGGAATCCCTTGGCATCAAGTTGCGTCTGCATTCATGGTTCTCGCGCACGCTGGTCGAAGACGGTCAGGTGAAGGGCGTGATCTGCGAGACGAAGAGCGGTCGTGAAGCGATCCTCGCCGACGTGGTGATCGATGCGACGGGGGACCTGGATGTGGCGGCGTCCGCGGGCGTGCCGCATGTCGGTGGCACCTATATCACGACGACGGTGTTTCGACTCGGCGGTGTCGATACGGAAGCGGCCGAGCGTTTCGAAGCCGAAGAACCCGAAGCGTTTGCGGCACTGGATCGTCAGATCAAGCGCATTCTCGGTGGTTCGTGGGGCTACTGGTGGCTGAAGACACCGTTGCCCGGCGTGGTGTGGTGCAACTGCCCGCACATGGCCGGTCTCGATGGCCTCAAGCCCGAAGACCTGACACGTGCGGAAGTGCAGGGCCGCAAGCACATTCACGCGGTGGTCGATTTCGTGCGCGAGAAGCTGCCTGGCTTCGAACAGTGCTACGTGATCGATGTCGCGCCGCAAACCGGCGTGCGCCAGACGCGTCTGCTCGAAGGCGAGTATGTGATGACGAAGGACGACCTCGCGCAGCGTACCCGTTTCGACGACAGCATCGCGCGTGGCCGTGACTACTACATGCCGTATCGCGTGTTGCTGCCCAAGCAGATCGACAACCTGCTGGTTGCCGGCCGCCACTACTCGGCGACCTCGCAGGCGCAGAAGATGTCGCGCGAAATCCCGCCTTGCATGGCGATGGGCGAAGCCGCCGGGGTGGCTGCCGCGCTTGCGCTGGATGCGGGCGTGCGAGTGCGCGATGTCGACGTGCACGCGCTGCAGAAGACCTTGCGGGCGCAAGGCGCCGATCCAGGCGACCAGACCGGCCGTAACGCCGACGTGCCGTCGCTTGCCGCACACATCCAAAATCGGGAGGCCGCATGA
- a CDS encoding NitT/TauT family transport system permease protein encodes MTSSEMQLNLSSQAADPEAQAWLAQRRQRLWRARLLPVLGVAGLLFAWWAVVAGFHVKPFIAPSPLLVLETLFSKSDVLLQNMVPTAIEAVGGFLLGNLAAILIATVFVHNKTLQDIFYPVAVMINSIPVVAKAPILVLIMGNGLEPKITIAAIVCFFPTLVNMVRGLQAVNPQAMELMQILSASKREIFFKLRLYASLPYLFSALRIAASMSVIGAVVGEWIGATQGIGAMIIQATYSFDSALLYTAIIMSAVLSGLFFLVIAIVERLVVRWQPESTH; translated from the coding sequence ATGACCTCGTCCGAAATGCAATTGAACCTGTCGTCTCAAGCGGCGGACCCTGAAGCGCAAGCGTGGCTTGCGCAACGCCGCCAGCGCCTGTGGCGCGCGCGCCTCCTGCCGGTACTCGGCGTCGCGGGTTTGTTGTTCGCGTGGTGGGCAGTGGTGGCGGGTTTTCATGTGAAGCCGTTTATCGCGCCGTCGCCGCTTCTGGTTCTGGAGACGCTTTTCAGCAAGAGCGATGTGCTGCTGCAGAACATGGTGCCGACGGCGATTGAGGCAGTGGGCGGTTTCCTGCTCGGCAACCTGGCGGCGATCCTGATCGCCACCGTCTTCGTGCACAACAAGACGCTGCAGGACATTTTCTATCCGGTCGCGGTGATGATCAACTCGATTCCGGTGGTCGCGAAGGCGCCGATTCTCGTGCTCATCATGGGTAATGGTCTCGAGCCGAAGATCACGATCGCAGCGATCGTCTGTTTCTTCCCGACGCTCGTGAACATGGTCCGCGGGCTGCAAGCGGTGAATCCGCAGGCGATGGAACTGATGCAGATCCTGTCGGCTAGCAAGCGCGAGATCTTCTTCAAGCTGCGCCTCTACGCTTCGCTGCCTTATCTCTTCTCCGCATTGCGCATTGCCGCGTCGATGTCGGTGATTGGCGCGGTGGTTGGCGAATGGATCGGTGCCACACAAGGTATCGGCGCCATGATCATCCAGGCGACCTACAGCTTTGATTCGGCCTTGTTGTACACGGCAATCATCATGAGCGCAGTGCTGTCCGGCCTGTTCTTCCTGGTGATCGCGATTGTCGAGCGTCTGGTGGTCAGATGGCAGCCCGAAAGCACGCATTGA
- a CDS encoding 4Fe-4S binding domain-containing protein has product MAYVITSPCIDVKDGACVQCCPVDCIYEGGRTLYIHPEECINCGVCVSVCPTEAIFHDEELPQSEALFAAVNRDFFGPEASALGSPGGACDVGKVACDHPVVAAWTVRPMN; this is encoded by the coding sequence ATGGCCTACGTCATCACGTCGCCCTGCATCGACGTCAAAGACGGGGCGTGTGTGCAATGCTGCCCGGTTGACTGTATCTACGAAGGCGGGCGCACGCTCTACATCCACCCCGAGGAATGCATCAACTGCGGCGTGTGTGTATCGGTGTGCCCGACCGAAGCGATCTTTCACGATGAAGAACTCCCGCAATCGGAGGCCCTGTTCGCCGCCGTGAACCGGGATTTCTTCGGGCCGGAAGCGAGTGCGCTCGGTTCCCCGGGTGGCGCATGCGACGTGGGCAAGGTAGCCTGCGATCATCCCGTGGTCGCCGCCTGGACGGTGCGGCCGATGAACTGA
- a CDS encoding NitT/TauT family transport system substrate-binding protein — MSVIENAGRRRLLRMTLAAGGMAATGALLSVRAFAGDRATVNMQLGWIPGGNQVGEVTAKRLGYYDQEGIDFHIQPGGPNIDGVAIVASGRSEAGEISSSPSIMLAVSEGLPIKCIATGLQQHPYSFFSLKKNPIRTPHDMIGKRIGIQSTGMVLLKALLAKNKIPESQVNIVPIGADMMPLLSGQVDAVTGWQTNTTALKPLGADRVDLRLWDTGVRLYALPYYANTATLKDHPDTVARFLRATARGWLYANAHRDQAVDLLIKEYPNLNRADERVAIDSLMGYAFDQTTQTQGWGTMDAKVWEEQITMYGQLGQFQKGQPKVDDVMTMDVLNATRSSRLKV; from the coding sequence ATGTCAGTAATCGAAAATGCCGGACGTCGGCGTTTGCTGCGGATGACACTCGCGGCGGGCGGCATGGCTGCAACGGGCGCGCTGCTTTCGGTGCGCGCCTTTGCGGGCGACAGGGCAACCGTCAACATGCAACTGGGCTGGATTCCGGGCGGCAACCAGGTCGGCGAGGTGACGGCGAAGCGGCTCGGCTATTACGATCAGGAAGGAATCGATTTCCACATCCAGCCGGGCGGCCCGAACATTGACGGCGTCGCGATTGTCGCCTCGGGCCGATCCGAGGCCGGTGAGATTTCATCGAGCCCGTCGATCATGCTGGCGGTCTCGGAAGGCTTGCCGATCAAGTGCATTGCGACCGGTCTGCAGCAACATCCTTACAGTTTCTTTTCGCTCAAGAAGAATCCCATTCGCACGCCGCACGACATGATCGGCAAGCGTATCGGTATCCAGTCGACGGGCATGGTGCTGCTCAAGGCGCTGCTCGCGAAGAACAAAATTCCGGAAAGCCAGGTCAACATCGTGCCGATCGGCGCCGACATGATGCCGCTCCTGAGTGGCCAGGTCGATGCGGTGACCGGTTGGCAAACCAACACCACGGCGCTCAAGCCGCTCGGCGCCGATCGGGTCGACCTGCGTCTGTGGGACACCGGCGTGCGCCTCTACGCGCTGCCGTACTACGCGAACACCGCGACACTCAAGGACCATCCCGACACCGTCGCGCGTTTCCTGCGCGCAACCGCGCGTGGCTGGCTTTACGCGAATGCACATCGCGACCAGGCTGTCGATCTGCTCATCAAGGAATATCCGAACTTGAATCGCGCCGATGAACGCGTCGCGATCGATTCGTTGATGGGCTATGCGTTCGATCAGACCACGCAGACCCAGGGCTGGGGCACGATGGACGCGAAGGTCTGGGAAGAGCAGATCACGATGTACGGTCAGCTGGGTCAGTTCCAGAAAGGTCAGCCAAAAGTCGATGACGTGATGACGATGGACGTTCTCAACGCTACCCGCTCCTCTCGCCTCAAGGTGTAA
- a CDS encoding formyl-CoA transferase: MSVADNVAKTADLPLAGVRVVDLTQVMMGPVCTQMLADYGADVIKVERKGAGDLSRSTFEPVAGADNPIFCSLNRNKRSVALDLRDAQQLADLKALIADADVVVSNFRAGVMDRMGVGYEDCRRLNPRIIYAVGTGFGETGPYAHKGGQDVLAQAMSGVMARRADESLPISVYPTALADYSAGMHMVQGILLALLHRERTGEGQKVNVSLYNSMLAMQMQEAAMIMMADSEVNWAAMPLSGVFDTQDGALVLVGAFKANPLRDICTALQIEDLSVDPRFCNLNQQFAHKAELQRTFRERFASNTRDFWLARLEEQDLLCAPVRDLREALVDPQTLHNQLILEGEGEGQPVRFIGSPIELSRAPVGLRRGPPRLGQHTEEVLQQLRGKVATEAV; this comes from the coding sequence ATGAGCGTCGCTGACAACGTTGCAAAGACAGCTGACCTGCCGCTTGCCGGCGTGCGCGTCGTCGATCTCACGCAGGTCATGATGGGCCCGGTCTGCACACAGATGCTCGCCGATTACGGCGCCGACGTGATCAAGGTCGAGCGAAAGGGAGCGGGCGATTTGAGCCGCTCGACTTTCGAGCCGGTGGCCGGCGCGGACAATCCGATCTTCTGCAGTCTGAATCGCAACAAGCGCAGCGTGGCACTCGACCTGCGCGACGCTCAGCAACTGGCTGATCTGAAGGCGCTGATCGCGGACGCGGATGTGGTCGTCAGCAATTTCCGCGCGGGCGTGATGGACCGTATGGGCGTCGGCTATGAAGACTGCCGCCGATTGAATCCGCGGATCATCTACGCGGTGGGCACGGGCTTCGGCGAAACCGGACCCTACGCGCACAAGGGCGGGCAGGACGTGCTCGCCCAGGCGATGAGCGGTGTGATGGCGCGCCGCGCTGATGAGTCGCTGCCGATTTCCGTGTACCCGACGGCGCTCGCCGACTATTCGGCTGGCATGCACATGGTGCAGGGCATCCTGCTCGCGTTGCTGCATCGTGAACGCACGGGCGAGGGGCAGAAGGTCAACGTGTCGCTGTACAACTCGATGCTCGCGATGCAGATGCAGGAAGCCGCCATGATCATGATGGCCGACTCGGAAGTGAACTGGGCCGCGATGCCGCTTTCGGGTGTCTTCGATACGCAGGATGGTGCGCTGGTACTGGTGGGTGCGTTCAAGGCGAATCCGCTGCGCGACATCTGTACCGCGTTGCAGATCGAAGACCTGTCGGTTGACCCGCGCTTTTGCAATCTCAATCAGCAGTTCGCTCACAAGGCCGAATTGCAACGCACCTTCCGCGAGCGCTTTGCGAGCAACACGCGCGACTTCTGGCTCGCTCGGCTCGAGGAGCAGGACCTGTTGTGTGCACCGGTGCGTGATCTGCGTGAAGCGCTGGTCGATCCGCAGACGCTGCATAACCAGCTGATTCTGGAAGGCGAGGGCGAAGGCCAGCCGGTGCGCTTCATCGGCAGTCCGATCGAGCTATCGCGCGCGCCGGTTGGCTTGCGACGTGGACCGCCGCGCCTCGGCCAGCATACCGAAGAGGTCTTGCAACAGTTACGCGGCAAGGTCGCCACGGAGGCTGTATGA
- a CDS encoding Outer membrane protein (porin): MNRRIFVLASMALCCQTAFAQSSVTLYGLISSGIVYANNQKGADKQGHATWQFASGPMQTPRWGMKGVEDLGGGLQAIFTLEGGYSVGTGALSQGGREFGRQAFVGLSSDTLGTVTLGRQYDEAVTLCTFSSACQFAAYGAHIGDSDNVFDTFRINNAVQYKSIDYKGLQFEGLYGFSNKAGGFSDNNAYSAAVQYRNGPLSAGLAYLQVNTPNDANNTNGAVVNDYGFTSPFITNPATNAGVSKQRMYGAGGAYAFGPASLSLLYTNARFDYVDTSRLTLQNFEVSLTDYITPQLLLGAAYIFTTGQYHPQDNSPKWHQVNTGVDYLLSKRTDVFLVGIYQRAAGDAQYAQIYSLSPSTTKSQVSAVIGLRHKW, translated from the coding sequence ATGAATCGACGCATCTTTGTTCTCGCTTCAATGGCCTTGTGCTGCCAGACGGCATTCGCCCAAAGCAGCGTGACCCTGTACGGGCTGATCTCGAGCGGCATCGTCTATGCGAACAACCAGAAAGGGGCCGACAAGCAAGGTCACGCGACGTGGCAATTCGCGAGCGGCCCGATGCAGACGCCGCGCTGGGGGATGAAGGGTGTAGAGGATCTGGGCGGAGGCCTGCAGGCCATCTTCACGCTGGAAGGCGGCTACAGCGTGGGGACTGGCGCACTGTCGCAGGGCGGCCGTGAGTTTGGCCGGCAGGCTTTTGTCGGCTTGTCGTCGGATACCCTCGGGACGGTCACGCTAGGCCGTCAATACGACGAGGCGGTAACCCTGTGTACATTCTCGTCGGCCTGTCAGTTCGCGGCGTACGGTGCACACATTGGCGACAGCGACAATGTATTCGACACGTTCCGGATCAACAACGCGGTTCAGTACAAGAGCATCGACTACAAAGGTCTTCAGTTTGAAGGGCTTTACGGCTTCTCGAATAAGGCGGGCGGCTTCTCCGACAACAACGCCTATAGCGCCGCGGTGCAATATCGCAACGGGCCGCTGTCAGCCGGCCTGGCGTACCTGCAGGTCAATACACCGAACGACGCCAATAACACGAACGGTGCGGTGGTTAACGACTATGGCTTCACGTCGCCGTTCATCACGAATCCGGCGACCAATGCGGGTGTCAGCAAGCAGAGAATGTATGGAGCGGGCGGCGCCTACGCGTTCGGACCGGCGAGCTTATCGCTGCTCTATACCAACGCGCGATTCGACTATGTCGACACGTCGCGCCTGACGCTTCAGAATTTTGAGGTTTCGCTGACCGACTACATAACGCCGCAGCTTCTTCTGGGCGCAGCGTATATCTTCACTACAGGGCAATACCACCCGCAGGACAACAGTCCAAAGTGGCATCAGGTGAATACCGGCGTGGATTACCTGCTCAGCAAGCGCACCGATGTCTTCCTCGTCGGCATCTATCAGAGAGCCGCGGGTGACGCGCAGTACGCGCAGATCTATTCGCTTTCCCCGTCCACCACCAAGTCGCAAGTCTCGGCGGTGATCGGACTTCGGCATAAATGGTAA
- a CDS encoding DNA-binding transcriptional regulator, LysR family: protein MHANVLKYFVEVARCSSIRKAAQNLYVASSAVNRQILKLEAEMGTELFDRLPNGIRLNAAGERMLQHIRATLNDFHLMRSELDDLKGERKGHVSVTAMDSLFVDFLPATVEEFSDAYPAVTYSIAAVPPHDVPTRVVSGEYDVGITYITRLPAGLDVVTEVSLPPGVVMASSHPLAKAERISFDECRHHAFLRLEGRSPMQGVVATDFPEYWESLQPSVTCNSTTLLKRLIASGRGISFFSKLAFLDELARGDVVWRPLDDVNVNELTVGVITPNQRALPHVTLEFVERIVRRLRHVELALRDA from the coding sequence ATGCATGCGAATGTCCTGAAGTATTTTGTCGAAGTGGCTCGGTGCAGTTCGATCCGCAAGGCCGCGCAAAACCTCTATGTCGCCTCGAGCGCGGTCAACCGGCAGATCCTCAAGCTTGAAGCGGAGATGGGGACGGAATTGTTCGACCGGCTGCCGAACGGCATCCGCTTGAACGCGGCTGGCGAGCGCATGCTGCAACACATTCGCGCGACGCTGAACGACTTCCACTTGATGCGCAGCGAACTTGACGACTTAAAGGGCGAACGCAAGGGACACGTGTCGGTGACGGCCATGGATTCGCTTTTCGTCGATTTTCTGCCGGCGACTGTCGAGGAGTTTTCGGATGCCTATCCGGCTGTCACTTATTCGATCGCCGCGGTGCCGCCGCACGATGTACCGACGCGAGTCGTGAGTGGCGAGTATGACGTTGGCATTACGTACATTACGAGGCTACCCGCCGGGCTCGATGTCGTGACCGAGGTATCGCTGCCGCCGGGTGTGGTCATGGCATCGTCACATCCGCTAGCGAAGGCGGAGCGCATCAGCTTCGACGAATGCCGCCATCACGCGTTTCTGCGGCTCGAAGGACGATCGCCCATGCAGGGCGTCGTCGCGACCGACTTTCCCGAGTACTGGGAGTCGCTGCAGCCGAGCGTTACGTGTAACTCGACGACGCTGCTCAAGCGGCTGATTGCGTCGGGGCGGGGCATTTCATTTTTCTCCAAGCTGGCCTTCCTCGACGAACTGGCGCGCGGTGACGTGGTGTGGAGACCGCTCGACGATGTGAACGTTAACGAGCTCACGGTCGGCGTCATCACACCCAATCAGCGTGCGCTACCTCACGTGACGTTGGAGTTCGTCGAACGTATCGTGCGACGCTTGAGGCATGTCGAATTGGCGTTGCGTGACGCGTGA
- a CDS encoding transcriptional regulator, GntR family: MERKVRKIERLPAARTRSESLRLRLEGDILERRLVPGTKLDEAELAEQFGMSRTPVREALKSLLASGLVENRAHQGTFVASLSERAFAEMIETMCFMEAACAQLAARRSNAEDFERICAARDECEKAALAEKPKAFYDANARFHEAIYEASHNSFLAEQTRSIRQRLSPYGRQITFHAGSMQRSVKEHQALVDAILQMNEKVACDTMTRHLESLKDSISTMISGLGG; this comes from the coding sequence ATGGAACGGAAGGTCAGAAAGATCGAGCGATTGCCGGCAGCACGGACACGTTCGGAGAGTCTCAGGCTCCGCCTGGAGGGGGATATTCTGGAGCGTCGTCTGGTACCCGGAACGAAGCTTGACGAGGCGGAACTGGCTGAACAGTTCGGCATGTCCCGAACACCAGTCAGGGAAGCGCTCAAATCGTTGCTGGCCAGCGGACTGGTGGAGAACCGCGCTCATCAGGGCACCTTCGTGGCGTCCCTGTCAGAACGGGCCTTCGCGGAGATGATTGAAACCATGTGTTTTATGGAGGCGGCCTGCGCGCAATTGGCCGCTCGTCGCAGTAACGCCGAAGATTTCGAACGCATTTGTGCCGCGCGCGATGAATGCGAGAAAGCTGCGCTAGCCGAAAAGCCAAAGGCGTTTTACGACGCCAATGCACGGTTTCACGAGGCTATCTACGAGGCATCGCACAACAGTTTCCTCGCGGAGCAGACTCGTTCAATCCGCCAGCGTCTGTCCCCTTACGGCCGTCAGATCACCTTTCACGCTGGCTCAATGCAACGTTCCGTAAAAGAGCATCAGGCACTGGTCGACGCAATCTTGCAGATGAATGAAAAGGTGGCTTGCGACACGATGACCAGACATCTCGAATCCCTCAAGGATTCGATTTCCACGATGATCAGCGGGCTTGGCGGTTAG